One region of Vicinamibacteria bacterium genomic DNA includes:
- a CDS encoding nucleotidyltransferase: MDEKDDREYSRTPQIQDLVRICQSLNEHEARYVLIGGFAVIAHGAGRTTKDIDLLIDASAENVSRVKAGLAILDDNAAADVEESDVERYSVVRIADEVIVDLLAKACGVMYKDAARDQEHVEIDGVTIPIASKRTLIRTKDTIRPSDAADKQFLQELIDAEERDE, encoded by the coding sequence TTGGATGAGAAGGACGATCGCGAGTACTCTCGCACGCCACAAATCCAAGATCTCGTCCGGATCTGCCAATCCCTGAACGAGCACGAAGCTCGTTACGTTCTCATAGGTGGCTTCGCCGTCATTGCCCACGGCGCCGGCCGCACGACGAAGGACATCGACCTGCTCATCGACGCGAGCGCCGAGAACGTGTCCCGTGTCAAGGCTGGCCTCGCCATCCTTGACGACAACGCGGCGGCGGATGTCGAAGAAAGCGACGTTGAACGGTATTCGGTCGTACGTATAGCCGATGAGGTTATTGTCGACCTCCTGGCGAAAGCCTGTGGTGTGATGTACAAGGACGCTGCGCGGGACCAGGAGCACGTCGAGATTGACGGCGTAACCATCCCGATTGCCAGCAAACGAACGCTCATTCGAACCAAGGACACGATCCGCCCCTCGGATGCGGCGGACAAACAGTTCCTCCAGGAGCTCATCGACGCGGAGGAACGCGACGAGTAG